From Roseateles sp. SL47:
GTGCAGGTCTGCGGCCGGTGGTCACAGTCCTGCGCCGTGGTCAGCATGAAAGAAGGGCTCCCTCGGGAGCCCTTCTTTCATTGGGGATGTCTGGCCATCACGCAATGATCTGGCCATCACGCAATGATCTGGCCATCACGCAATGATCTGGCCATCACGCAATGATCTGGCCATCACGCAATGATCTGGCCATCAAGCAATGATCCGACGATCAGAACGGCAGACCGCCACCCCCTCCGCCGCCCATCATGCCTTTCATGCCCTTCATGCCGCCCAGCTTCTTCATCATCTTCATCAGGCCGCCGCCCTTCATCTTCTTCATCATCCCCTGCATCTGGTCAAACTGATTCAGCAGGCGGTTGACTTCCTGAATCTGCACACCAGCACCGGCGGCAATCCGGCGCTTGCGGCTGGCCTTGGACTTGCCGTCCATCAGCAGCGAGGGCTGGCGGCGCTCCTTGGCGGTCATCGCGTTGAGGATGCCCTCCATGCGCTTCATATCGCGTTCGGCCTTGTCCATGTCGGCGGCGCCGGCCTTGGCGGTCATCTGGGTGGGCAGCTTGTCCATCAAGCCCGACAGCCCCCCCATCTTTTTCATCTGGGAGATCTGGGCCAGGAAGTCGTTCAGGTCAAAGCCGTCGCCGGACTTGAGCTTCTCGGCCAGCTTCTGCGCCGCCTCGACATCCACACCCTTCTGGACTTCTTCCACCAGGGCCACGATGTCGCCCATGCCCAGCACACGGCCGGCATGACGGTCGGCATCGAAGACCTCCAGCCCGTCGATCTTTTCGGAGACACCCGCAAACTTGATGGGCGCACCGGTGATCTGGCGGACCGACAGCGCCGCACCGCCGCGGGAGTCACCATCCAGCTTGGTCAGCACAATGCCGGTCAGCGGCAGTGCTTCACGGAAGGCCTTGGCGGTGTTCACCGCATCCTGACCCTGCATGGCGTCCACCACAAACAGGGTCTCCACCGGCTTGAGCGTGGCATGCAGGTCACGGATCTCGGCCATCAACGCTTCGTCGATGGCCAGACGGCCGGCCGTGTCCACCAGCAACACATCAAAGAAGTGGCGGCGGGCATGGTCCAGCGCGGCCAGGGCGATGTCATGCGGTTTCTGGTCCGGCGCCGACGGGAACCATTCGGCCCCGGCCTGCCCGGTGACGGTCTTCAACTGTTCGATGGCGGCAGGGCGGTACACGTCCGCCGACACCGTCAGCACCTTTTTCTTGCGCTTTTCGATCAGGTGCTTGGCCAGCTTGGCGGTGGTGGTGGTCTTGCCCGCCCCCTGCAGGCCGGCCATCAGGATGATGGCGGGCGGCTGGGCCGCCAGGTTGATGTCCGCAATGCCCTCGCCCATGGTGGCGGCCAGTTCCTTGTGGACGATGCCCACCAGCGCCTGGCCAGGGGAGAGCGAGCCCACCACCTCGGCGCCGAGGGCCTTTTCCTTGACGCGGGCGATGAAGTCGCGAACGACAGGCAGGGCCACGTCCGCCTCCAGGAGCGCCATTCGCACCTCCCGCAACATGTCTTGCACGTTGTCTTCGGTGATGCGGGCCTGCCCGCGCATCGTCTTGACGAGGCGACTCAGGCGGTCGGTGAGAGTGGATGCCATTGTTCAAACGCCAGCGGGAAAGCGGCGTGTCTCATTACACTTTGAGGATGATTTTATCGTTCGGATCAGAACAGCCCGCCGGCATGCTGCTGACAGTGCTCAGCATCACCGGTGTTTTGGCTTATGCGCTGGCCGCCGTTTGGGCCACCCGTCGCCCCTCTACCTGGCGCATCGTACTGGCTCTGGCCTGGTGCTTGCACCTGGCGGCGCTGGTCACGGATATTGCCGGCATCGGCGCGCCCGCCCCGGAAGGCGCCCTGGTGCATGCCGCCCGGTTCGGCTTTGCTCCGTCGCTGTCCATGACGCTCTGGCTGGTCCTGGGGGTGTATC
This genomic window contains:
- the ffh gene encoding signal recognition particle protein produces the protein MASTLTDRLSRLVKTMRGQARITEDNVQDMLREVRMALLEADVALPVVRDFIARVKEKALGAEVVGSLSPGQALVGIVHKELAATMGEGIADINLAAQPPAIILMAGLQGAGKTTTTAKLAKHLIEKRKKKVLTVSADVYRPAAIEQLKTVTGQAGAEWFPSAPDQKPHDIALAALDHARRHFFDVLLVDTAGRLAIDEALMAEIRDLHATLKPVETLFVVDAMQGQDAVNTAKAFREALPLTGIVLTKLDGDSRGGAALSVRQITGAPIKFAGVSEKIDGLEVFDADRHAGRVLGMGDIVALVEEVQKGVDVEAAQKLAEKLKSGDGFDLNDFLAQISQMKKMGGLSGLMDKLPTQMTAKAGAADMDKAERDMKRMEGILNAMTAKERRQPSLLMDGKSKASRKRRIAAGAGVQIQEVNRLLNQFDQMQGMMKKMKGGGLMKMMKKLGGMKGMKGMMGGGGGGGLPF